Proteins encoded by one window of Streptacidiphilus sp. PB12-B1b:
- a CDS encoding MMPL family transporter: MTSPRGSSPAVPSTPPAGRLRRLGEWCARHAVLVIVVWLVALGALHALQNTFGGTYSDDFSLPGTQSYQGLQVLSADDPSVGGTGAQVVLHDAHGQLSSVQSQISQVTASLQKLPHVLSAQDPFPAPGAPPTGAVSADGQIAYISVRFSSNPTSFEHSYLDQVDSAVAPLRAAGIEVEYGGPLGELARPKAADLTSEAIGFAVAIVVLVVGFGSLIAAGLPLLTALISVIVGLSCLSLLAAAVTFASVAPTLATMIGLGVGIDYSLFLITRYRQLLMDGTAPARAAGLAVATSGRAVLVSGTTVIIALAGLYVSRISFIGNLGAAAAVTVVTAVIGAITLVPALLGLIGRRIDRFSLRTPVAEGGSVTGEAAQQGGWHRYAQRVERRPWWFLAAGVVVIGVLAIPLFSIRLGHIGDGADPTSFTDRRAYDLISTGFGPGANGPLTLVVDQSAVPSADRSALSSSVAKALTGVPGAASISPPKPTGNGDALLSTAISSGSPQAAVTTTLFNHLKDDVLPQAVTGTAARTYVTGTTAAQLDFLDLISARLPLIIAVVVALAFLIILIVFRGLLVAVKAAVLNLLSIAASYGVVVAVFQWGWGGPSLGVSGTVPIESYVPMMMFAIVFGLSMDYEVFLLSRVHEAWTRTQDSKGSVAHGLEITARVISCAALIMVSVFAAFILSTNIVVKMLGLGLAVSVLVDATIVRLLLVPAVMTLLGRRAWWLPRWLDRLLPHVDTEGEAELEHASG, encoded by the coding sequence ATGACCTCGCCGCGCGGAAGCAGCCCAGCCGTGCCCTCGACGCCCCCGGCCGGCAGGCTGCGCCGGCTCGGCGAGTGGTGCGCGCGCCACGCCGTCCTGGTGATCGTGGTCTGGCTGGTGGCGCTGGGCGCGCTGCACGCGCTGCAGAACACCTTCGGCGGGACGTACTCCGACGACTTCTCCCTGCCCGGAACCCAGTCGTACCAGGGGCTGCAGGTGCTGAGCGCGGACGATCCGAGCGTCGGCGGCACTGGCGCGCAGGTGGTGCTGCACGACGCCCACGGCCAGCTGAGCAGCGTCCAGAGCCAGATCAGCCAGGTGACGGCCTCGCTGCAGAAGCTGCCGCACGTGCTCTCGGCGCAGGACCCCTTCCCTGCCCCGGGCGCGCCGCCGACCGGGGCGGTGTCGGCCGACGGCCAGATCGCCTACATCAGCGTGCGCTTCAGCAGCAATCCGACCTCCTTCGAGCACTCCTACCTGGACCAGGTGGACAGCGCCGTCGCGCCACTGCGGGCGGCCGGCATCGAGGTCGAGTACGGGGGGCCGCTGGGCGAGCTGGCCCGCCCCAAGGCCGCCGACCTGACCAGCGAGGCCATCGGCTTCGCCGTGGCGATCGTGGTGCTGGTGGTCGGCTTCGGCAGCCTGATCGCCGCCGGGCTGCCCCTGCTCACCGCGCTGATCAGCGTCATCGTCGGGCTGAGCTGCCTGAGCCTGCTGGCCGCGGCCGTCACCTTCGCCAGCGTCGCACCCACTCTGGCGACCATGATCGGCCTGGGTGTGGGCATCGACTACTCCCTGTTCCTGATCACCCGGTACCGGCAGCTGCTGATGGACGGTACCGCCCCGGCGCGGGCGGCCGGGCTGGCGGTGGCCACCAGCGGGCGCGCGGTGCTGGTCTCCGGGACCACCGTGATCATCGCCCTGGCCGGGCTGTACGTGTCCCGGATCAGCTTCATCGGGAATCTGGGCGCGGCCGCCGCGGTCACCGTGGTGACGGCGGTGATCGGCGCGATCACGCTGGTCCCGGCGCTGCTGGGGCTGATCGGACGGCGGATCGACCGCTTCAGCCTGCGCACGCCGGTCGCCGAGGGCGGATCGGTCACCGGGGAGGCGGCGCAGCAGGGCGGCTGGCACCGCTACGCCCAGCGGGTGGAGCGCCGCCCCTGGTGGTTCCTGGCGGCCGGGGTGGTGGTGATCGGGGTCCTGGCCATCCCGCTGTTCTCGATCAGGCTGGGCCACATCGGCGACGGCGCCGACCCCACCAGCTTCACCGACCGGCGGGCCTACGACCTGATCAGCACCGGCTTCGGACCGGGCGCCAACGGCCCGCTCACCCTGGTGGTGGACCAGAGCGCGGTGCCCTCCGCCGACCGCTCGGCGCTGTCGTCGAGCGTGGCCAAGGCGCTGACCGGGGTGCCCGGGGCGGCCAGCATCAGCCCGCCCAAGCCGACCGGCAACGGCGACGCCCTGCTGTCGACCGCGATCTCGTCCGGCTCGCCGCAGGCGGCGGTCACCACCACGCTGTTCAACCACCTCAAGGACGACGTCCTGCCGCAGGCGGTGACGGGCACGGCGGCCAGGACGTACGTGACCGGGACGACCGCGGCGCAGCTGGACTTCCTGGACCTGATCTCGGCGCGGCTGCCGCTGATCATCGCGGTGGTGGTGGCGCTGGCCTTCCTGATCATCCTGATCGTGTTCCGGGGCCTGCTGGTGGCGGTGAAGGCGGCGGTGCTCAACCTGCTGTCGATCGCGGCCTCGTACGGCGTGGTGGTGGCGGTGTTCCAGTGGGGCTGGGGCGGTCCCTCGCTGGGAGTGTCGGGCACGGTGCCGATCGAGAGCTATGTGCCGATGATGATGTTCGCCATCGTCTTCGGGCTGAGCATGGACTACGAGGTCTTCCTGCTGTCCCGGGTGCACGAGGCGTGGACCCGGACCCAGGACAGCAAGGGCAGTGTGGCGCACGGCCTGGAGATCACCGCGCGGGTGATCAGCTGCGCGGCGCTGATCATGGTCAGCGTCTTCGCGGCGTTCATCCTCAGCACCAACATCGTGGTGAAGATGCTGGGCCTGGGCCTGGCCGTGAGCGTGCTGGTGGACGCCACCATCGTCCGGCTGCTGCTGGTGCCGGCGGTGATGACGCTGCTGGGTCGGCGGGCGTGGTGGCTGCCGCGCTGGCTGGACCGGCTGCTGCCGCACGTGGACACCGAGGGCGAGGCGGAGCTGGAGCACGCCTCCGGCTGA
- a CDS encoding LPXTG cell wall anchor domain-containing protein yields the protein MRSTQSIVAAAGLGLATLAAAASPAFASNNAGPGGGGSSSGGGSGAASAASVTISPSTVQPGDTVTVELDCSAYSNPKPTWRSTSAFSDPVSLSPMSGQPGFFSGSATVSASIQAGSYTISGACTASAGNSQFQGNLQVGAADQDGGGYHMPQGNAHTGVGGSITGGDTTSVAAGGVLLAGAGLLTLRRRRTRDGR from the coding sequence ATGCGCTCAACCCAGTCCATAGTCGCCGCCGCGGGGCTCGGCCTCGCCACCCTCGCCGCCGCAGCCTCACCGGCGTTCGCGTCCAACAACGCAGGCCCGGGCGGTGGCGGCTCCAGCAGCGGGGGCGGCTCCGGCGCCGCCAGTGCCGCCAGCGTCACCATCTCCCCGTCGACGGTCCAGCCCGGGGACACCGTGACGGTCGAGCTGGACTGCTCGGCGTACTCCAACCCCAAGCCCACCTGGCGCTCGACCAGCGCGTTCTCCGATCCGGTGAGCCTGAGCCCGATGTCCGGCCAGCCCGGCTTCTTCTCCGGCTCGGCCACGGTCAGCGCCAGCATCCAGGCCGGCAGCTACACCATCTCCGGCGCCTGCACGGCCAGTGCCGGCAACTCCCAGTTCCAGGGCAACCTGCAGGTCGGCGCCGCCGACCAGGACGGCGGCGGGTACCACATGCCGCAGGGCAACGCCCACACCGGTGTCGGCGGCAGCATCACCGGCGGCGACACCACCTCGGTGGCGGCCGGAGGCGTGCTGCTGGCCGGGGCCGGGCTGCTGACGCTCCGGCGGCGGCGAACCCGCGATGGCCGCTGA
- a CDS encoding peptidylprolyl isomerase, whose translation MTIKVFFDITINDEPAGRINFNLFDDVVPKTAENFRALATGEQGFGYKGSSFHRVIPAFMLQGGDFTAGNGTGGKSIYGAKFADENFQLAHSKPGLLSMANAGPNTNGSQFFITTVVTPWLDGKHVVFGEVADESSLELVKKIESLGSQSGKTKAKITIADSGVA comes from the coding sequence ATGACGATCAAGGTGTTTTTTGACATCACCATCAACGACGAGCCCGCAGGGCGGATCAACTTCAACCTCTTCGACGACGTGGTCCCCAAGACCGCGGAGAACTTCCGCGCGCTGGCCACCGGCGAGCAGGGCTTCGGCTACAAGGGCTCCTCCTTCCACCGGGTCATCCCCGCCTTCATGCTCCAGGGCGGCGACTTCACGGCCGGCAACGGCACCGGCGGCAAGAGCATCTACGGCGCGAAGTTCGCGGACGAGAACTTCCAGCTCGCCCACAGCAAGCCCGGCCTGCTCTCCATGGCCAACGCCGGCCCGAACACCAACGGCTCGCAGTTCTTCATCACCACGGTGGTGACGCCGTGGCTGGACGGCAAGCACGTGGTCTTCGGCGAGGTCGCCGACGAGTCCAGCCTGGAGCTGGTCAAGAAGATCGAGAGCCTGGGCTCGCAGAGCGGCAAGACCAAGGCGAAGATCACCATCGCCGACAGCGGCGTCGCCTGA
- a CDS encoding ROK family protein yields MTAAQVAGIDVGGTGIKAVLADRTGQLLGGATRIATPRPGPDIARRTADAVASLLDTLRASATGPLRAVGVVVPGLVDEARAVGVFSENLGWRDAPFGELLAERLDLPVAFGHDVRAGGLAEARLGAGRGKGDSVFLPIGTGISAALHLDGRPYPAGGYAGEIGHTDVGHGEPCVCGAAGCLEAIASASAIARRYTRRSGRAVGGAAEVLALRAAGDADAAAVWAEAVSALVTGLAWLAGVLAPRTVIVGGGLAGAGTALLEPLARQLADRLTFQRVPELVPAALGDQAGCRGAALLAWDTTC; encoded by the coding sequence ATGACGGCCGCGCAGGTGGCCGGCATAGACGTGGGCGGCACCGGCATCAAGGCGGTGCTGGCCGACCGCACCGGACAGCTCCTCGGCGGGGCCACCCGGATCGCCACCCCGCGCCCGGGGCCGGACATCGCCCGGCGGACGGCCGACGCGGTCGCCTCGCTGCTGGACACCCTGCGCGCCTCCGCCACCGGGCCGCTGCGGGCGGTCGGCGTGGTGGTGCCCGGGCTGGTCGACGAGGCGCGCGCGGTGGGGGTGTTCTCGGAGAACCTGGGCTGGCGGGACGCGCCTTTCGGCGAGCTGCTGGCCGAACGGCTGGACCTGCCGGTCGCCTTCGGGCACGACGTGCGGGCCGGCGGGCTGGCCGAGGCGCGGCTGGGGGCCGGGCGCGGCAAGGGCGACTCGGTGTTCCTGCCGATCGGCACCGGCATCTCGGCCGCGCTCCACCTGGACGGCCGCCCGTACCCGGCCGGCGGCTACGCCGGGGAGATCGGCCACACCGACGTCGGCCACGGCGAGCCCTGCGTCTGCGGCGCGGCCGGATGCTTGGAGGCGATCGCCTCCGCCTCGGCGATCGCCCGCCGCTACACCCGGCGCAGCGGCCGGGCGGTCGGCGGCGCGGCCGAGGTGCTGGCGCTGCGGGCGGCCGGGGACGCCGACGCCGCGGCGGTGTGGGCGGAGGCGGTGTCCGCGCTGGTGACCGGGCTGGCCTGGCTGGCCGGGGTGCTGGCGCCGCGGACGGTCATCGTCGGCGGCGGCCTCGCCGGTGCCGGGACGGCCCTGCTCGAGCCGCTGGCACGGCAGTTGGCCGATCGGCTGACCTTCCAGCGGGTGCCGGAGCTGGTTCCGGCGGCCCTGGGCGACCAGGCCGGATGCCGGGGTGCGGCCCTGTTGGCGTGGGATACCACCTGCTGA
- a CDS encoding DUF4097 family beta strand repeat-containing protein has product MPTFDTPQPISVTLELDIASVRISAGKRTDTVVEVLPSNGAEEADVRAAQQTKVTCSGGTLLVKGPKKRSLFGRTGSLDVSVELPAGSDVRATAPIGDFTCEGPLGSCTFKTSVGGIRIAEAGAANLKTDHGDIRLDLAGGDAEVAGSGRVDLGRIAGAATVKNTNGETAIAEVTGELRASSSNGRITVGLAHAGVDARTANGAIRIGEVVRGRIALQTALGDLEVGIRESTAAWLDVNTRVGSVRNSLGPADGPGESEQTVEVRARTSVGDIVIRRP; this is encoded by the coding sequence ATGCCTACGTTCGACACCCCCCAGCCCATCTCCGTCACCCTCGAACTCGACATCGCCTCGGTGCGGATCAGTGCGGGCAAGCGCACCGACACCGTCGTCGAGGTGCTGCCGAGCAACGGCGCCGAGGAGGCCGACGTCCGCGCCGCGCAGCAGACCAAGGTGACCTGCTCGGGCGGGACGCTGCTGGTCAAGGGCCCCAAGAAGCGCTCGCTGTTCGGCCGGACCGGTTCGCTGGACGTCTCGGTCGAGCTGCCCGCGGGCTCCGACGTCCGCGCCACCGCGCCGATAGGGGACTTCACCTGCGAGGGCCCGCTCGGCAGCTGCACCTTCAAGACCTCGGTGGGCGGCATCAGGATCGCCGAGGCCGGGGCGGCGAACCTGAAGACCGACCACGGCGACATCCGGCTGGACCTCGCCGGGGGCGATGCCGAGGTCGCCGGATCGGGCCGGGTGGACCTCGGCCGGATCGCGGGCGCGGCGACGGTCAAGAACACCAACGGCGAGACCGCGATCGCCGAGGTCACCGGCGAGCTGCGGGCCAGCTCCTCCAACGGCCGGATCACCGTGGGCCTCGCGCACGCCGGGGTGGACGCCCGCACCGCCAACGGCGCCATCCGGATCGGGGAGGTGGTGCGCGGCCGGATCGCCCTGCAGACCGCCCTCGGGGATCTGGAGGTCGGCATCCGGGAGTCCACCGCAGCCTGGCTGGACGTCAACACCCGGGTGGGCAGTGTGCGCAACTCCCTGGGCCCGGCCGACGGCCCGGGCGAGTCCGAGCAGACGGTGGAGGTGCGCGCCCGTACCTCCGTCGGCGACATCGTCATCCGCCGCCCCTGA
- a CDS encoding phosphocholine-specific phospholipase C: protein MDQHQDPSAGQPGTESDWSRRRFMAVSAGAATAGAAAAAVIAGADEAEAATSGKAVTAAAASGSSRRGLTHTIADAKHIVILMQENRSFDHYYGTLRGVRGFGDRATIQLAGGHSVFEQPNGSARQYPWAFSATSPAGGADPERLAQCNGDLAHSWSDQHAAWNNGRLDSWVAAKGNVRTLGHLQREDIPFHYALADNWTICDAYHCSIISATGPNRTYLWSGMIDPGATAGGPAYNGGDESGLSWQTYAEALQNAGVSWKVYQNADDNFGDNGLAYFKQFQNASPSSPLATQGMGSVPPATGRTPDDIAAGIRADVLAGKLPQVSWVVSDQASSEHPYATPEDGAHFVHLVMDALNADPDVFNSTILFLNYDENDGFFDHVPPPVAPAGTAGEFYDGTNIGLGFRVPMTVISPWSRGGWVNSEVFDHTSVLQFLEVWTKAIGKPATCPNISEWRRSVTGDLTSTLDFGKPVFGMPVLPDTSATIGLAACGPLPNPAPADNALPVQEPGTRPARALPYQPNAGVSRYDFGSGGSAQVWISMDNTGAQATSSAHFSVYANAYRSGGPWQYTVPAGGTVSDFFNCGTGYGNGAYDLTVVGPNRFLRRFRGNATTAGVDLSVSAAYDRASGSDAGLHVTFANGGKAKAVFTVTTNGYGTAAPVHYTVAAGRSSVHSVNVHSTAHGWYDVTITCDLDASWSQRFTGHVESGRDSISG, encoded by the coding sequence ATGGACCAGCATCAGGACCCGTCCGCAGGGCAGCCCGGAACCGAGTCGGACTGGAGCCGTCGCCGGTTCATGGCGGTGTCGGCCGGGGCGGCCACCGCCGGCGCCGCCGCTGCGGCGGTCATCGCCGGGGCCGACGAGGCCGAGGCGGCGACCTCCGGCAAGGCGGTCACGGCGGCTGCGGCGTCCGGCAGTTCCAGGCGCGGGCTCACCCACACCATCGCCGACGCCAAACACATCGTCATCCTGATGCAGGAGAACCGCAGCTTCGACCACTACTACGGCACGCTGCGCGGGGTGCGCGGCTTCGGCGACCGGGCCACCATCCAGCTCGCGGGCGGCCACAGCGTCTTCGAGCAGCCCAACGGCAGCGCCCGGCAGTACCCGTGGGCGTTCAGCGCCACCAGCCCGGCGGGCGGCGCCGACCCGGAGCGGCTGGCCCAGTGCAACGGCGACCTCGCCCACTCCTGGTCCGACCAGCACGCCGCCTGGAACAACGGCAGGCTCGACTCCTGGGTCGCCGCCAAGGGCAACGTCCGCACCCTGGGCCACCTGCAGCGCGAGGACATACCCTTCCACTACGCGCTGGCCGACAACTGGACCATCTGCGACGCGTACCACTGCTCGATCATCAGCGCCACCGGCCCGAACCGCACCTACCTGTGGAGCGGCATGATCGACCCGGGCGCCACCGCGGGCGGCCCGGCGTACAACGGCGGCGACGAGTCCGGGCTGAGCTGGCAGACCTACGCCGAGGCGCTGCAGAACGCCGGCGTCAGCTGGAAGGTCTACCAGAACGCGGACGACAACTTCGGCGACAACGGCCTGGCCTACTTCAAGCAGTTCCAGAACGCCTCGCCCAGCAGCCCGTTGGCCACCCAGGGCATGGGCAGCGTGCCTCCGGCCACCGGCCGCACCCCGGACGACATCGCCGCGGGCATCCGCGCCGACGTGCTGGCGGGCAAGCTGCCCCAGGTCTCCTGGGTGGTCTCGGACCAGGCCAGCTCCGAGCACCCGTACGCGACGCCCGAGGACGGCGCGCACTTCGTGCACCTGGTGATGGACGCCCTCAACGCCGACCCGGACGTCTTCAACTCCACCATCCTGTTCCTGAACTACGACGAGAACGACGGCTTCTTCGACCACGTCCCGCCGCCCGTCGCCCCGGCCGGAACCGCCGGGGAGTTCTACGACGGCACCAACATCGGGCTCGGCTTCCGCGTCCCGATGACGGTCATCTCGCCCTGGAGCAGGGGCGGTTGGGTGAACTCCGAGGTCTTCGACCACACCTCGGTGCTGCAGTTCCTGGAGGTGTGGACCAAGGCCATCGGCAAGCCCGCCACCTGCCCCAACATCAGCGAGTGGCGCCGTTCGGTGACCGGCGACCTCACCAGCACCCTGGACTTCGGCAAGCCGGTCTTCGGCATGCCGGTGCTGCCGGACACCTCGGCCACCATCGGGCTGGCCGCCTGCGGCCCGCTGCCCAACCCGGCACCGGCCGACAACGCCCTGCCGGTGCAGGAGCCGGGCACCCGCCCGGCCCGCGCGCTGCCGTACCAGCCGAACGCGGGCGTCAGCAGGTACGACTTCGGCTCCGGGGGCTCCGCGCAGGTGTGGATCTCCATGGACAACACCGGTGCGCAGGCCACCAGTTCGGCGCACTTCTCGGTGTACGCCAACGCCTACCGCAGCGGCGGCCCGTGGCAGTACACCGTCCCGGCCGGCGGCACCGTCAGCGACTTCTTCAACTGCGGTACCGGCTACGGCAACGGCGCCTACGACCTGACCGTCGTCGGCCCCAACCGGTTCCTGCGCCGCTTCCGGGGCAACGCCACCACCGCCGGCGTCGACCTGTCGGTCAGCGCCGCCTACGACCGGGCCTCCGGCTCGGACGCGGGCCTGCACGTCACCTTCGCCAACGGCGGCAAGGCCAAGGCGGTGTTCACCGTCACCACCAACGGCTACGGCACCGCGGCCCCGGTCCACTACACGGTCGCGGCCGGGCGCAGCAGCGTCCACAGCGTCAACGTCCACAGCACCGCCCACGGTTGGTACGACGTGACCATCACCTGCGACCTGGACGCCTCCTGGTCGCAGCGGTTCACCGGGCACGTGGAGAGCGGCCGGGACAGCATCAGCGGCTGA
- a CDS encoding aminotransferase class V-fold PLP-dependent enzyme translates to MTGAARPAPLFAPSGLPARSDWSLDPAVLHLNHGSFGAVPTAAQRAQTAYRTAMEANPCAWFMDLTARIGAARAQIAEFLGADPGATALVPNASAGVSVVLDSLPTRPGMRIVTTDHCYGSVLTALERLARRCGSPVTAVHLPLDAGAEAAFAALAAELTDDVGLVVVDQITSPTGRELPAARLAAHARSMGIPVLVDAAHAPGQVARPLAGIEADFWVGNLHKFACAPRGTAALVASGPHAQALYPLIDSWGSELPFPSRFDQQGTADACAWLAAPTAFDTVERHYGWDAARAYITALADYAQELVTRELSEALGEDASAPTGTPAPGLRLVRLPAALVPDADAGYALRRELSEQLGIETAVTFWHGQGFLRLSAHVYNTAEDYEDFAGRGVRHLARLAALRRRGARR, encoded by the coding sequence ATGACCGGCGCCGCCCGCCCCGCGCCGCTGTTCGCACCGTCCGGCCTGCCCGCCCGGTCCGACTGGTCGCTCGACCCTGCCGTGCTCCACCTCAACCACGGCTCCTTCGGCGCGGTCCCGACCGCCGCCCAGCGCGCCCAGACGGCCTACCGGACCGCCATGGAGGCCAACCCCTGCGCCTGGTTCATGGACCTCACCGCCCGCATCGGCGCGGCCCGCGCGCAGATCGCCGAGTTCCTCGGCGCCGACCCCGGCGCCACGGCCCTGGTGCCCAACGCCAGCGCCGGGGTGAGCGTGGTCCTGGACAGCCTCCCCACCCGTCCGGGCATGCGCATCGTCACCACCGACCACTGCTACGGCTCGGTGCTGACCGCCCTCGAGCGGCTGGCCCGCCGCTGCGGCAGCCCGGTCACCGCCGTGCACCTCCCCCTGGACGCCGGCGCCGAGGCGGCCTTCGCGGCGCTGGCCGCCGAGCTGACCGACGACGTGGGGCTGGTCGTCGTCGACCAGATCACCTCGCCGACCGGCCGGGAGCTGCCCGCCGCCCGCCTCGCCGCCCACGCCCGGAGCATGGGCATCCCGGTACTGGTGGACGCCGCACACGCGCCCGGGCAGGTGGCCCGGCCGTTGGCCGGGATCGAGGCCGACTTCTGGGTGGGCAACCTGCACAAGTTCGCCTGTGCCCCGCGCGGGACGGCCGCGCTGGTCGCCTCCGGTCCGCACGCGCAGGCGCTGTACCCGCTGATCGACTCCTGGGGCTCGGAGCTGCCGTTCCCGTCCCGCTTCGACCAGCAGGGCACCGCCGACGCCTGCGCCTGGCTGGCCGCGCCGACGGCCTTCGACACCGTCGAGCGGCACTACGGCTGGGACGCGGCCCGCGCCTACATCACCGCTCTCGCCGACTACGCCCAGGAGTTGGTCACCCGAGAGCTGTCCGAGGCGCTCGGCGAGGACGCCTCCGCGCCCACCGGCACCCCCGCCCCCGGCCTGCGGCTGGTCCGGCTGCCCGCCGCGCTGGTGCCGGACGCGGACGCCGGGTACGCGCTGCGCCGGGAGCTGTCCGAGCAGCTGGGCATCGAGACCGCCGTCACCTTCTGGCACGGCCAGGGCTTCCTGCGGCTCTCCGCCCACGTCTACAACACCGCCGAGGACTACGAGGACTTCGCCGGGCGCGGCGTCCGCCACCTGGCCCGGCTGGCCGCGCTGCGCCGCCGGGGCGCGCGGCGCTGA
- a CDS encoding class F sortase has translation MAAEPTGSRPRRLGAAVLLVLGLALISHGLPAGAPPQPIAADSVDGAALADIPGAPAMPAATPERIRIPSIGIDAPLTGLGLGPDGRLTPPPEDRTDLAGWYAGGPAPGTTGPAIIAGHVDNAHGPSVFYGLGSVQPGATVDIVRSDHRTAVFTVDGVEVYPATAFPDRVVYGRTSNPELRVITCGGGYTKATGYLGNVVVFAHLTSSDS, from the coding sequence ATGGCCGCTGAGCCCACCGGGAGCAGGCCGCGCCGACTGGGCGCGGCCGTCCTGCTGGTGCTCGGGCTGGCGCTGATCAGCCACGGGCTGCCCGCGGGCGCCCCGCCGCAGCCGATCGCGGCGGACTCGGTGGACGGGGCCGCGCTGGCGGACATCCCGGGCGCGCCCGCGATGCCCGCCGCCACACCGGAGCGGATCCGCATCCCCTCCATCGGCATCGACGCCCCGCTGACCGGGCTGGGTCTGGGCCCCGACGGCAGGCTGACCCCGCCGCCGGAGGACCGCACCGACCTGGCCGGCTGGTACGCCGGGGGACCGGCCCCGGGCACGACGGGCCCGGCGATCATCGCCGGGCACGTCGACAACGCCCATGGCCCCTCGGTCTTCTACGGCCTCGGGTCGGTGCAGCCCGGCGCGACCGTGGACATCGTCCGCAGCGACCACCGCACGGCGGTGTTCACCGTCGACGGGGTCGAGGTCTACCCGGCGACCGCGTTTCCCGACCGCGTGGTCTACGGGCGCACCAGCAACCCGGAGTTGCGGGTGATCACCTGCGGCGGCGGCTACACCAAGGCCACCGGCTACCTCGGCAATGTGGTCGTCTTCGCCCACCTCACCTCGTCGGACAGCTGA
- a CDS encoding toxin-antitoxin system HicB family antitoxin, protein MDLTPYVDNLRQELAVAADAGGDEARALAERLTAPLESAARLTLLNALSAAMAEVTRELAPGSVDVRLRGLDPEFVVTPPPAQDPAQEPYPEAGQPLPAAARPPVPPAPPAEGEEGGAVRINFRLPGHLKARAEYAAGQEGLSVNAWLVRAVAVALEPAEPPRPAGSARHRGQGYTGWVR, encoded by the coding sequence ATGGACCTCACCCCGTATGTCGACAACCTCCGGCAGGAGCTGGCCGTCGCCGCGGACGCGGGCGGCGACGAAGCCCGCGCCCTGGCCGAGCGGCTCACCGCCCCGCTGGAGTCGGCCGCCCGGCTGACCCTGCTGAACGCCCTGTCCGCCGCCATGGCCGAGGTCACCCGTGAGCTGGCCCCGGGCTCGGTCGACGTCCGGCTGCGCGGGCTCGACCCCGAGTTCGTGGTGACGCCGCCCCCGGCCCAGGATCCGGCGCAGGAGCCGTATCCGGAGGCCGGGCAGCCGCTGCCCGCCGCCGCGCGCCCGCCGGTGCCGCCGGCCCCGCCCGCCGAGGGCGAGGAGGGCGGCGCGGTACGGATCAATTTCCGGCTGCCCGGCCACCTCAAGGCCCGGGCGGAGTACGCCGCCGGGCAGGAGGGGCTGTCGGTCAACGCCTGGTTGGTGCGGGCCGTCGCCGTCGCCCTGGAACCCGCCGAGCCGCCCCGCCCTGCCGGTTCGGCCCGCCACCGCGGCCAGGGCTACACCGGCTGGGTCCGCTAG